The genomic region ACGGGCACGTTCAGTTTTTGCCCCGCAGATCACAGTATATGGGTCaattaacatattaacaaagcttaacaACTTACACTAGCATATCATTCTTGAACAAGATTTAGCGAGCATCTAAAGCCAGATTTGACAAACAAGGGAATCGtccttattaatttttttaaacaaattgaTTTTCAATGCAGCAGTAACATTGCCCACGACCATAACGTATGTTACATGATTTTGAACCGCAATAGCTATTACCCCCAAGCCAGAGATTAATATCTGAGACTCCAACGTAGAATCCTATTCACCAATCCAATCACCAAGGATCGAACAGAGGGTTTCATTATAAGATAAATTAGAACAAAATATGTCCCATTCTTTGCAATTTCAAATATCTTTGGAAAAGGGTTTCAATCTGAGAACAAATAAACACTGATATACAAACTGAGCTCTCAACATCCAAACAGAAATGAGATGCCACAAAGAGCAGaggaaattataaataataactttcATTCACTCAGTATGTCAAAATGGACAATTGTGAGTCTCTTTATGCAAATATCTAATCAATTTACATATTGAAGGATTCAAAAGTCAAAACCAAATGATAGAAGCACCAATGGAGTCTGACCTTAATGGAAGAAATGAATAACTCACTGACCAGACGATGGGTTCGTCAGCAATTCAAGTGATTTCCTTAAGTAATCCACTGCAACTGACACATCATCAAATGCCAAGGCTCCAACTGCAAATCTAGCAGCTTTGTGTGCCTCGGCAATTTTCTCAGGTGGAGGCTGATAATTGCTGTCATATTGGTATGTTTGAGCGGGAGTAGGAGCAGGATCCGAACTGGTTCCATTTCTACTGCCTGAAGTGTATTGGGCAGTTGATGGATAGTTGCTAGGAGCTGATTGCGGAGCATAAGAAGAATCAGAGCCCTGATAATAAGGAATATGTGATGGTACTGATGGAAGACTGCTCTCTGTGAAACTGGGATAAGACTGGAAATTGGGATATGAGTAAGAGGGTGCTTCATGGGATGGATAATTCCGTAGCACAGGCTGTTGAGGTTCTTGTGAATAGGACTGATGGTGGTATGGCTGAGAATATGGAGAATCCTCTGATCCGCTTGCTGGAGGAGGCGGATGAAAATCGTGGGGAGGATAACCAGCAGAAGTGTAAGAGGGATGCGATGGTGGGATATTTGCGGGATGGTGGTTGTCTACTGAGTCATGGAACTGAGGCTGTGAAGCCATGTGAGCAGAATGCTGATTGTTAACCGTCTCATGGAACTGGACAGATGGTTGAATGCTTGTCGAATGATGGTCATTGAATTGATCGTGGAAGTGTGAATTTTGATCAGATTCTTGTCGAGGACTGGTAGCTACAGTCTCAGTAGTCCCAAGATCCTGCAAGGACATACATAGCTTGAAGATTCTTCAAAAATGTCCAAGTTTCACTGATTGTTTGctgaaata from Ricinus communis isolate WT05 ecotype wild-type chromosome 9, ASM1957865v1, whole genome shotgun sequence harbors:
- the LOC8268127 gene encoding protein HOMOLOG OF MAMMALIAN LYST-INTERACTING PROTEIN 5, with protein sequence MGSENEPAKLLLPYLQRADELQKHEPLVGYYCRLYAMEKGLKIPQSERTRTTNSLLVSLMNQLEKDKKTLKLGPEDNLHVEGFALNVFAKADKQDRAGRADLNTAKTFYAASIFFEILNQFGDLQLDLEQKQRYAVWKAADIRKALKEGRKPNPGPPAGDEDLSIPSSAPGNGYDLGTTETVATSPRQESDQNSHFHDQFNDHHSTSIQPSVQFHETVNNQHSAHMASQPQFHDSVDNHHPANIPPSHPSYTSAGYPPHDFHPPPPASGSEDSPYSQPYHHQSYSQEPQQPVLRNYPSHEAPSYSYPNFQSYPSFTESSLPSVPSHIPYYQGSDSSYAPQSAPSNYPSTAQYTSGSRNGTSSDPAPTPAQTYQYDSNYQPPPEKIAEAHKAARFAVGALAFDDVSVAVDYLRKSLELLTNPSSGQ